Proteins encoded together in one Rhinoraja longicauda isolate Sanriku21f chromosome 22, sRhiLon1.1, whole genome shotgun sequence window:
- the LOC144604384 gene encoding proteasome subunit alpha type-7-like, which translates to MSASYDRAITVFSPDGHLFQVEYAQEAVKKGSAAVSVRGKGIVVLGVEKKSVAKLQDQRTVRKICVLDDNVCMAFAGLTADARIVINRARVECQSHRLTVEDPVTVEYITRFIASLKQRYTQSNGRRPFGISALIVGFDFDGAPRLYQTDPSGTYHEWKANAIGRSAKTVREFLEKNYTEEATATDSNTIKLAIKALLEVVQSGGKHIELAVMKHGQLLRILNPEEIEMHVSEIEKEREEAEKKKAPKT; encoded by the exons ATGAGCGCCAGCTACGACCGCGCCATCACCGTCTTCTCCCCGGACGGCCACCTCTTCCAGGTGGAGTACGCACAGGAGGCGGTGAAGAAAGGCTCGGCCGCG GTTAGTGTGCGAGGAAAAGGAATTGTTGTCCTTGGAGTGGAAAAAAAATCTGTAGCTAAATTGCAAGATCAAAGAACTGTAAGGAAGATCTGTGTACTGGATGACAACGTTTGTATGGCCTTTGCAG GACTCACAGCTGATGCCCGGATAGTGATAAATAGAGCTCGTGTGGAGTGTCAAAGCCATAGACTCACTGTAGAGGATCCAGTCACGGTTGAATACATCACACGCTTTATTGCCAGTTTGAAACAG CGTTACACACAAAGTAATGGGCGCCGACCGTTTGGGATTTCTGCGCTGATTGTGGGTTTTGACTTTGATGGAGCGCCAAGACTTTATCAAACTGATCCATCGGGGACCTATCATGAATGGAAG GCCAATGCCATAGGAAGAAGTGCAAAGACTGTCCGAGAATTCTTGGAGAAAAACTACACTGAAGAGGCCACTGCCACAGACAGCAATACCATTAAACTTGCCATCAAGGCTTTATTGGAG GTTGTACAATCAGGAGGAAAACACATTGAACTGGCGGTGATGAAGCATGGACAACTCTTAAGG ATCTTAAATCCAGAAGAAATTGAGATGCACGTTTCAGAAATTGAGAAAGAGCGGGAAGAAGCTGAAAAGAAAAAGGCACCAAAAACCtaa